In Candidatus Promineifilum breve, one genomic interval encodes:
- the xylB gene encoding xylulokinase has protein sequence MNELRYLLGLDLSTTAAKALLVDSDGRVAGVGSSLLSVSNPRPLWSEQAPADWWAGMVVAIRQALGEAGVAGEAGVAGEAIAAIGLTGQMHGLVLLDAAGEVLRPAILWNDQRTAAQCDEIRRRVGRDRLIRICGNDALTGFTAPKILWVRDQEPELYAKARHVLLPKDYIRYRLSGDFAMDCADGSGTMLFDLARRTWSAELLDALELPSAWFPPIYEGPAITGVVSAGAAAETGLRAGTPIVGGGGDQAAQAVGVGAVAPGIVALTLGTSGVVFAATEAALVQPEGRLHAFCHAVPGRWHFMGVMLSAAGSLQWYRDKLAPNTPFEALDAEARAVPPGSEGLLFLPYLTGERTPHPDPLARGAWVGLTVRHGRGHMTRSVLEGVAFGLRDSFTLIREAGLGDIHQVRISGGGARSQLWRQILADVLGVELVIVNTTEGAAFGAALLAGVGAGIWPDVATACAETIRLTGHTPPDAATAATYEPIYGLYRGLYPALRESFTALNAI, from the coding sequence ATGAACGAGTTGCGCTACCTCCTGGGACTCGATTTATCGACGACGGCGGCCAAGGCTCTGCTGGTGGATTCCGATGGGCGGGTCGCCGGCGTCGGCTCGTCGCTCCTGTCGGTGTCCAACCCTCGACCCTTGTGGTCGGAGCAGGCGCCGGCAGATTGGTGGGCCGGCATGGTCGTCGCCATCCGCCAGGCGTTGGGCGAGGCAGGAGTCGCCGGCGAGGCCGGGGTCGCCGGCGAGGCCATCGCCGCCATCGGCCTGACCGGGCAGATGCATGGGCTGGTATTGCTGGACGCGGCCGGCGAGGTGCTCCGCCCGGCCATTCTGTGGAATGACCAGCGCACCGCCGCCCAATGCGACGAAATTCGGCGTCGCGTCGGTCGCGATCGGCTCATCCGCATTTGCGGCAACGACGCGCTGACGGGTTTCACCGCCCCCAAGATCCTCTGGGTGCGCGATCAGGAGCCGGAGTTATACGCCAAGGCCCGGCACGTCCTGCTGCCGAAGGATTACATTCGCTATCGCCTGAGCGGCGACTTCGCGATGGACTGCGCCGATGGGTCGGGGACGATGCTGTTTGACCTGGCCCGACGCACCTGGTCAGCCGAATTGCTCGACGCGCTCGAGTTGCCCTCCGCTTGGTTCCCGCCGATCTACGAAGGCCCAGCCATTACCGGGGTCGTCAGCGCCGGCGCGGCGGCCGAGACGGGGCTGCGGGCCGGCACGCCCATCGTCGGCGGTGGCGGCGACCAGGCCGCCCAGGCCGTCGGCGTGGGGGCTGTTGCCCCCGGCATCGTCGCCCTGACCCTGGGCACATCCGGCGTAGTTTTCGCCGCGACAGAGGCCGCCCTGGTGCAACCCGAAGGCCGCCTCCACGCCTTTTGCCATGCCGTGCCCGGCCGCTGGCATTTCATGGGCGTCATGCTCAGCGCGGCCGGCAGCTTGCAGTGGTATCGGGATAAACTGGCGCCGAATACCCCCTTCGAAGCGCTTGATGCCGAGGCCAGGGCCGTCCCGCCCGGCAGCGAGGGCCTCCTGTTCCTGCCTTATCTGACCGGCGAACGCACGCCACACCCCGACCCGCTGGCCCGCGGGGCGTGGGTGGGGCTGACAGTCCGCCATGGTCGCGGCCACATGACGCGCTCGGTCCTGGAGGGTGTGGCCTTTGGCCTGCGCGACAGCTTCACGTTGATTCGCGAAGCCGGTCTGGGCGACATCCACCAGGTGCGCATCTCCGGCGGCGGCGCGCGGAGCCAACTCTGGCGGCAGATTCTGGCTGATGTGCTTGGCGTGGAGTTGGTGATCGTCAACACCACCGAGGGCGCGGCTTTTGGGGCGGCCCTGCTGGCCGGGGTCGGCGCGGGAATCTGGCCCGACGTGGCTACAGCCTGCGCTGAAACCATCCGGCTGACCGGCCATACGCCACCGGACGCCGCGACCGCAGCAACCTACGAGCCGATCTACGGTCTTTACCGCGGCCTGTATCCCGCGTTGCGGGAGAGCTTCACCGCGCTGAACGCGATCTAA
- a CDS encoding WD40 repeat domain-containing protein, with protein MSGNFDWQTEEDDRRGQTNWDEPTEPQRPASTRRPLPWRLIAVVTVLVAAVCGIIWWRIDRQIEDTLQAFRTDVIASHNLIQRAAADGDEEIFRSALSGRVPSWTASELDVFNAGLFADRAPFGLSPAEGSLPVILDPPDEEAAAGESVADIAFSPDLNEAIVTVNQPFRQEGTTETIVLQQTAVFRRGDSRWLLAPPLEEFWGEWITTEGDYLSLIYPTRDEAVAARLAADLDAEIGRLCDTLADIRCSADLHLTVRLDSNPAALAAVATPLGALIRARMDEDILELPAPTLVGLPTGDAAEAGYAALRDGYARLLLPAVVAQAVNWPCCEESMLFDMLLEYQLSELGFLDWSVDEADYRHVLESRLRLSDLSYTTAPGNSAEALAAQLQETRTAVDFLTHGVPGVTAAGLQRAVGNSRNIARFLNNALAAAEQEASTPRPGNLDLAYWLYAFQQGSDPAEPLALPADEDLYLACTAEDGSQTTDTSNFLRYAAGADRWDEMYNLSGFIWISALPDPTTLLMQEFALSNEGWQTNVWRNGGRETVYTPEPDRFALSLGETDPQGRRMVTYTFDPDYDAVRAFAVDLKNCDGDCATSDLVGLPFWSPNGEWAIYVENAAGFPQSTYMAANERYIMLEADTPFVDRPLTLGPGDADPDSADLVALGEGYSPFWLDAQTFGYIRRSPDGGRPSRADQEIVLASIDDTAGETLITAAGLFQSLPATLPTDRLSLAYVATHAGQPGRLFVVAVDDLGQRAYVILHDLATGLSEARLALDAEFNHSLGFSPDGRYLVLTGQGRRTTAPGDVNGLLLLHDVAENQTYPFMTLLPFFLPSVVYDWSADGSRLAMAFEDNLIGIIAPDERGVAMLSHGYGNCTSVAWLKR; from the coding sequence ATGTCTGGAAATTTCGACTGGCAAACGGAAGAAGACGACCGCCGCGGACAAACGAATTGGGATGAGCCGACCGAGCCACAGCGCCCCGCCTCAACGCGCCGCCCGCTGCCCTGGCGGCTGATCGCCGTGGTGACCGTGCTGGTGGCCGCCGTCTGCGGCATCATCTGGTGGCGCATCGACCGGCAGATCGAGGACACGCTCCAGGCTTTTCGCACCGACGTCATCGCCAGCCACAACCTGATCCAACGCGCCGCGGCCGACGGCGACGAAGAGATCTTCCGCTCGGCTCTGTCCGGGCGCGTCCCGTCATGGACGGCCAGCGAACTGGACGTATTCAACGCCGGTCTGTTCGCCGACCGCGCGCCGTTCGGCCTGTCGCCGGCCGAGGGATCGCTGCCGGTCATCCTCGACCCACCCGATGAGGAGGCCGCCGCCGGGGAAAGCGTGGCCGACATCGCGTTCTCGCCCGATCTCAACGAGGCCATCGTCACCGTCAACCAACCCTTCAGGCAAGAGGGCACGACCGAGACGATCGTGCTGCAACAGACGGCCGTCTTCCGGCGCGGCGATTCGCGCTGGCTGCTGGCCCCGCCGCTGGAGGAGTTCTGGGGCGAATGGATCACCACCGAGGGCGACTACCTCAGCCTGATCTACCCCACCCGCGACGAGGCCGTGGCGGCGCGGCTGGCCGCTGATCTCGATGCCGAGATCGGCCGCCTGTGTGATACATTAGCCGATATTCGCTGCTCGGCCGACCTGCATCTGACCGTGCGGCTGGACAGCAATCCGGCCGCGCTGGCCGCCGTCGCCACGCCGTTGGGGGCGTTGATCCGGGCGCGGATGGACGAGGACATCCTCGAATTGCCCGCCCCGACGCTGGTCGGCCTACCGACCGGGGACGCCGCCGAAGCCGGTTATGCCGCCCTGCGCGATGGCTACGCCCGCCTGTTGCTGCCCGCCGTCGTGGCCCAGGCCGTCAACTGGCCCTGCTGCGAGGAGTCGATGTTGTTCGACATGCTGCTGGAGTACCAGTTGAGCGAACTGGGTTTTCTCGACTGGTCGGTGGATGAGGCCGATTATCGCCACGTGCTGGAGTCGCGGCTGCGGTTGAGCGATCTGAGCTACACCACAGCGCCCGGCAACTCGGCCGAGGCGTTGGCGGCCCAGTTGCAGGAAACGCGGACGGCGGTGGATTTCCTGACCCATGGCGTGCCCGGCGTGACAGCCGCCGGGCTGCAACGCGCGGTGGGCAATTCGCGCAATATCGCTCGCTTCCTGAACAACGCGCTGGCCGCCGCCGAGCAGGAAGCGAGCACCCCGCGGCCCGGCAATCTCGATCTGGCCTACTGGCTCTACGCGTTCCAACAAGGGAGTGACCCGGCCGAGCCGCTGGCCCTGCCGGCCGACGAAGACCTCTATCTGGCCTGCACGGCCGAGGATGGCAGCCAGACCACCGACACCTCGAACTTCTTGCGCTACGCGGCCGGCGCTGACCGCTGGGACGAGATGTATAACCTGTCGGGCTTTATCTGGATCAGCGCCCTGCCCGATCCCACAACGCTGCTCATGCAGGAGTTCGCCCTGAGCAACGAGGGGTGGCAAACCAACGTCTGGCGCAACGGCGGCCGGGAGACAGTCTACACGCCTGAGCCGGATCGTTTCGCCCTCTCCCTGGGCGAGACCGACCCGCAGGGCCGGCGCATGGTCACCTACACGTTCGACCCCGATTATGACGCCGTGCGCGCCTTTGCCGTCGATCTGAAGAATTGCGACGGCGATTGCGCCACGTCCGACCTGGTGGGTCTGCCCTTCTGGTCGCCGAACGGAGAATGGGCCATCTACGTGGAAAACGCGGCCGGCTTCCCGCAATCGACTTACATGGCCGCCAATGAGCGTTACATCATGCTGGAAGCCGATACACCGTTTGTCGACCGGCCGCTCACGCTCGGCCCGGGCGACGCCGACCCGGACAGCGCCGACCTCGTGGCCCTGGGCGAAGGCTACTCGCCGTTCTGGCTGGATGCCCAAACGTTCGGCTACATTCGGCGGTCGCCGGACGGCGGCCGTCCGTCGCGCGCCGATCAGGAGATCGTCCTAGCCTCAATCGATGACACCGCCGGCGAAACATTGATCACCGCCGCCGGCCTGTTCCAATCGTTGCCGGCAACGCTGCCCACCGACCGCCTATCGCTGGCCTACGTCGCCACCCACGCCGGCCAACCGGGGCGGCTGTTCGTCGTCGCCGTCGATGACCTGGGCCAGCGCGCCTACGTCATCCTCCACGACCTGGCGACCGGGCTGTCAGAAGCGCGGCTGGCGCTGGATGCCGAGTTCAACCATTCGCTGGGCTTTTCGCCCGACGGCCGCTATCTGGTGCTGACCGGCCAGGGTCGCCGCACAACCGCCCCCGGCGACGTGAACGGCCTGCTGCTGCTCCACGACGTGGCCGAAAACCAGACGTACCCCTTTATGACCCTCCTGCCGTTCTTCCTGCCGTCGGTGGTCTACGATTGGTCGGCCGACGGCAGCCGGCTGGCGATGGCCTTTGAGGACAATCTCATCGGCATCATCGCCCCCGACGAGCGGGGCGTGGCGATGCTGTCTCATGGCTATGGTAATTGCACGTCGGTGGCCTGGTTGAAACGGTGA
- the miaB gene encoding tRNA (N6-isopentenyl adenosine(37)-C2)-methylthiotransferase MiaB, producing the protein MTKTYHFWITGCQMNYADARRVATELEKLGYQATPRAEDADVVVLETCTVRQQSEDKAYHKLHALRPLKARRPEMTVAVMGCVVGVRGNEALEQRFPFVDVFMEPSTDGRPLISHLSQDGDHDLELAETAARHALMDDLGAGEQGSGGAGEMIFSPAPLPPRSPALQVSAPVAIVYGCSHACTFCIIPQKRGIERSRSVGEIAAEVRGLVAQGVKEVVLLGQIVDRYGYDVPDGPDLADLLRVINGVDGLERIRFLTSHPSYMTDRILRAVAELPKVMPQIEIPIQAGNNDVLAAMKRGYTREQYRDLIGRVRDIIPDAAIHCDVIVGFPGETAEQFQDTYDSLAELRLDKVHLARYSPRPGTVSARRMADDVADEEKRRRFQAIEALQKTVSTEKMRRYLGQTVEVLVEGQDKGRWRGRTPHNKLVFFDDPGQWVGQLVDVIITHAGPWSMSGKRAEATPVARPQLLAEPIPLIVL; encoded by the coding sequence ATGACCAAAACCTACCACTTCTGGATCACCGGCTGTCAAATGAACTACGCCGACGCGCGGCGGGTGGCGACCGAGTTGGAAAAGCTCGGCTATCAGGCCACGCCCCGCGCCGAAGACGCCGACGTGGTCGTACTGGAGACCTGCACCGTCCGCCAGCAATCCGAGGATAAGGCCTACCACAAGCTCCACGCCCTGCGGCCGTTGAAGGCCCGCCGCCCGGAGATGACCGTGGCCGTCATGGGCTGCGTCGTCGGCGTGCGCGGCAATGAGGCCCTGGAGCAGCGCTTCCCGTTCGTCGATGTCTTCATGGAGCCTTCGACCGACGGCCGGCCGCTCATCAGCCACCTGAGCCAGGACGGCGACCACGACCTGGAACTGGCCGAGACGGCGGCGCGCCATGCGTTGATGGATGATCTCGGCGCAGGGGAGCAGGGGAGCGGGGGAGCAGGGGAGATGATTTTCTCCCCTGCCCCCCTGCCCCCCCGCTCCCCTGCGCTTCAAGTCTCCGCTCCAGTAGCCATCGTCTACGGCTGCTCCCACGCCTGCACCTTCTGCATCATCCCCCAGAAGCGGGGCATCGAGCGCAGCCGGTCGGTGGGCGAGATCGCCGCCGAGGTGCGCGGGCTGGTCGCTCAGGGGGTGAAAGAGGTCGTCCTGCTGGGGCAGATCGTTGACCGCTACGGTTATGACGTGCCAGATGGTCCCGACCTGGCCGACCTGCTGCGGGTCATCAACGGCGTGGACGGGCTGGAACGCATCCGCTTTCTGACCAGCCACCCCAGCTACATGACCGACCGCATCCTGCGCGCCGTGGCCGAACTGCCCAAGGTGATGCCGCAGATCGAAATCCCCATCCAGGCCGGCAACAACGACGTGCTGGCGGCCATGAAACGGGGCTACACCCGCGAGCAGTACCGCGACCTCATCGGCCGCGTGCGCGACATCATCCCCGACGCGGCCATCCACTGCGACGTGATCGTCGGCTTCCCCGGCGAAACGGCCGAACAGTTCCAGGACACCTACGACAGCCTGGCGGAGCTACGGCTGGACAAGGTTCATCTGGCCCGCTATAGCCCGCGGCCGGGCACGGTCAGCGCCCGGCGCATGGCCGACGACGTGGCCGACGAGGAGAAGCGCCGCCGCTTCCAGGCCATTGAAGCGTTGCAAAAGACGGTCTCGACCGAGAAGATGCGCCGCTACCTGGGCCAGACGGTCGAGGTGCTGGTGGAAGGGCAGGACAAGGGGCGTTGGCGCGGCCGCACGCCGCACAACAAACTGGTCTTCTTCGACGACCCCGGCCAATGGGTCGGCCAACTAGTAGACGTGATCATCACCCACGCCGGGCCATGGAGCATGTCGGGCAAGCGGGCCGAGGCAACTCCTGTCGCCCGGCCGCAACTCCTGGCCGAGCCAATCCCCCTTATCGTCCTGTAA
- a CDS encoding AAA family ATPase — MADIQATANRIVENVEHVMVGKRSAVQLTVLGLLCQGHILIEDVPGVGKTVLAKSLAKSVGCKFQRIQFTPDMLPSDVTGVSVFNQKTREFEFRPGPIHAQIVLVDEINRATPKTQSALLEAMEERQVTVDGHTYPLDVPFMVLATQNPIEYEGTFPLPEAQLDRFMLRIRLGYPGKEEEIEVLNRQQHQHPVNTLTQAVGIEELRAAQEAVKDIYVDQLVKEYIINIVRQTRDHPDVYLGSSSRGALAIYRLGQARAALLGRDYVLPDDVKALAGPALGHRIIVGPAARIKDIEPEQIVQDIVDQMAVPGAQVGRQRVRA; from the coding sequence ATGGCTGATATCCAGGCGACCGCCAATCGAATTGTCGAGAACGTAGAACACGTCATGGTCGGCAAGCGCTCGGCCGTGCAACTGACCGTGCTGGGCCTGTTGTGCCAGGGCCACATCCTGATCGAGGACGTGCCCGGTGTGGGCAAGACCGTGCTGGCGAAGTCCCTCGCCAAGTCGGTGGGCTGCAAATTCCAACGCATCCAGTTCACGCCCGACATGCTGCCCAGCGACGTGACCGGCGTCTCCGTCTTCAATCAGAAGACGCGCGAGTTTGAATTTCGCCCCGGCCCCATCCACGCCCAGATCGTCCTGGTCGATGAGATCAACCGGGCCACGCCCAAAACGCAGTCGGCGCTGCTGGAGGCGATGGAAGAGCGCCAGGTGACGGTCGACGGCCACACCTACCCCCTGGACGTACCCTTCATGGTGCTGGCGACGCAGAACCCGATTGAGTACGAAGGCACCTTCCCGCTGCCGGAGGCGCAACTCGACCGCTTCATGTTGCGCATTCGCCTGGGCTACCCCGGCAAGGAAGAGGAGATTGAGGTGCTCAACCGCCAGCAACACCAGCACCCGGTGAACACGCTGACGCAGGCCGTGGGCATCGAGGAACTGCGCGCCGCGCAGGAAGCGGTGAAGGACATCTACGTCGATCAACTGGTGAAGGAGTACATCATCAACATCGTCCGCCAGACGCGCGACCATCCCGACGTCTATCTGGGTTCCAGTTCGCGCGGGGCGCTGGCGATCTACCGGCTGGGGCAGGCGCGGGCGGCGCTGCTGGGGCGCGACTACGTGCTGCCCGATGACGTAAAGGCGCTGGCCGGCCCGGCGTTGGGCCATCGCATCATCGTCGGCCCGGCGGCGCGTATTAAGGACATCGAGCCGGAGCAGATCGTGCAGGACATCGTCGACCAGATGGCTGTGCCCGGCGCGCAGGTTGGCCGGCAACGGGTGCGCGCCTGA
- the xylA gene encoding xylose isomerase — protein MADYSPHPEHRFTFGLWTVGNMGRDPFGEPVRHKLSPVEIVHLLAEVGAYGVNFHDNDLVPIDATPAERSRIVADFKNALRQTGLVVPMATTNLFTDPAFKDGAFTSNDPRVRAYALQKTLRGIDLGVELGASLYVFWGGREGVETDAAKDPVTAIKRNREAMDFLCNYVIDQGYELRFALEAKPNEPRGDMYNATTGHMLAFIETLEHPSMVGVNPEVAHEHMAGLNFLHNVAQAWEAGKLFHIDLNDQSFGRYDQDFRFGAVNLKAAFFLVKFLEDTGYAGSRHFDAHAYRTEDYEGVKEFARGCMRTYLILKDKAARWNADEDIRALLAEINADDGSLSHLTGKYQPAKAQGLKAMEFDRAGLGARGLGYERLDQLTNEVILGAR, from the coding sequence ATGGCTGATTATTCACCCCACCCCGAGCACCGGTTCACCTTTGGACTTTGGACCGTCGGTAATATGGGCCGCGATCCGTTCGGCGAACCCGTGCGCCACAAGTTAAGCCCGGTCGAGATCGTCCATTTGCTGGCCGAGGTCGGCGCTTATGGCGTCAACTTCCACGACAACGACCTGGTGCCCATCGACGCAACCCCGGCCGAGCGCAGCCGCATCGTCGCTGATTTCAAGAACGCCCTGCGCCAAACCGGACTGGTCGTGCCCATGGCAACAACCAATTTGTTCACCGACCCGGCTTTCAAGGATGGCGCTTTCACGTCAAACGACCCCAGGGTTCGAGCCTACGCCCTACAGAAAACCTTACGTGGCATCGACCTGGGTGTTGAGTTGGGGGCGTCGTTGTACGTGTTCTGGGGCGGTCGCGAGGGCGTTGAGACCGACGCCGCCAAAGACCCGGTCACCGCGATCAAGCGCAACCGCGAGGCGATGGATTTTCTGTGCAACTATGTCATCGACCAGGGCTATGAGTTGCGCTTCGCGCTGGAGGCCAAGCCCAATGAGCCGCGCGGCGACATGTATAACGCCACCACCGGGCATATGCTGGCCTTCATCGAGACGCTGGAGCACCCGTCCATGGTGGGCGTCAACCCCGAAGTGGCCCACGAGCACATGGCCGGCCTCAACTTCCTGCATAACGTCGCCCAGGCGTGGGAAGCCGGCAAGCTGTTCCACATCGACCTGAACGACCAATCCTTCGGCCGCTATGATCAGGATTTCCGCTTCGGGGCCGTCAACCTCAAGGCGGCGTTCTTCCTGGTCAAATTCCTGGAAGATACAGGCTATGCGGGCAGCCGCCACTTCGACGCCCACGCCTATCGCACCGAGGATTATGAGGGTGTCAAGGAGTTCGCCCGCGGCTGTATGCGCACTTACCTGATCCTCAAGGATAAAGCGGCGCGCTGGAATGCCGACGAGGACATCCGTGCGCTGTTGGCTGAAATCAATGCTGATGACGGGTCGCTATCTCATCTCACCGGTAAGTACCAACCGGCCAAGGCCCAGGGCCTCAAGGCGATGGAATTCGATCGGGCGGGGCTGGGGGCACGTGGCCTGGGCTACGAACGGCTGGATCAGTTGACGAACGAAGTGATCCTCGGCGCGCGGTGA
- a CDS encoding DUF58 domain-containing protein translates to MAAFLGQRRVVVFALALVAFIAGLITGRDLLFTLAYLLGLLLILSFIWAWLNLNGVHLSRVTRVRRTQVGRPLEERFTVRNTTIAPKLWLEVRDFSDLPYHYSSHVVNSLGPRQSYSWRVTTICRQRGRYQLGPVRLRTSDPFGLFPMERDLTPTSNVVVFPMTFEIHQFALPVGILPGGDALRRRTHYITTNASGVRDYEPGDSFNRIHWRSTARRDRLVVKEFELDPLADIWIVPDMSVYGHVAPRRETAPPTPPPGDIPGWLKMQDFRLPESTEEYTVTIAASVAQFFLRRDRAVGMLAYGQSNEILQPDRGERQFNRILETLAVLRAQGDVPISDMLYAETHLFPRGTTVIVVTPNTREEWSVAARQLSRRGLRVVTILVNPASFYGGRSAEPLYQLLRAGGQVAYMVNNGDDMTAALSRGATQPGYFTV, encoded by the coding sequence ATGGCAGCCTTCCTGGGGCAGCGGCGGGTTGTTGTTTTTGCCCTGGCCCTCGTGGCGTTCATCGCCGGTCTGATCACCGGCCGTGATCTGCTCTTCACGCTGGCCTATCTGTTGGGCTTGCTGCTCATCCTGTCCTTTATCTGGGCCTGGCTCAATCTGAACGGCGTCCACCTGTCGCGGGTGACCCGTGTGCGTCGCACCCAGGTCGGCCGGCCGCTGGAAGAGCGCTTCACCGTGCGCAACACCACCATCGCCCCCAAGCTGTGGCTGGAAGTGCGCGATTTCTCCGACCTGCCCTATCACTACTCCAGCCACGTCGTCAACAGCCTGGGGCCGCGCCAGAGTTATAGCTGGCGGGTGACCACGATTTGCCGGCAGCGCGGCCGTTACCAGCTCGGCCCCGTGCGCCTGCGCACCAGCGACCCGTTCGGCCTGTTCCCGATGGAGCGCGACCTGACGCCGACCAGCAACGTCGTCGTCTTTCCCATGACGTTCGAGATTCACCAGTTCGCCCTGCCGGTGGGCATCCTGCCCGGCGGCGACGCGCTGCGGCGGCGCACCCACTACATCACCACCAACGCGTCCGGCGTGCGTGACTACGAGCCGGGCGACAGCTTCAATCGCATCCACTGGCGCTCCACCGCCCGGCGCGACCGGCTGGTGGTGAAGGAGTTCGAGCTGGACCCGCTGGCCGACATCTGGATCGTGCCCGATATGTCGGTCTACGGCCACGTCGCGCCGCGCCGCGAGACCGCCCCGCCGACCCCGCCGCCGGGCGACATCCCCGGCTGGCTCAAGATGCAGGATTTCCGCCTGCCGGAATCGACCGAGGAGTACACGGTGACCATTGCCGCCTCGGTGGCCCAATTCTTCCTGCGGCGCGACCGGGCGGTGGGCATGTTGGCTTACGGCCAATCGAACGAGATCTTGCAGCCCGACCGGGGCGAGCGGCAATTCAACCGCATTCTGGAGACGCTGGCCGTGCTGCGCGCCCAAGGGGACGTGCCCATCTCCGACATGCTCTATGCCGAGACCCACCTCTTCCCGCGCGGCACGACGGTCATCGTCGTGACGCCCAACACGCGCGAGGAGTGGTCGGTGGCGGCGCGGCAACTGTCCCGGCGCGGGCTGCGTGTGGTCACGATCCTGGTCAATCCGGCGTCGTTCTATGGGGGACGTTCGGCCGAGCCGCTCTACCAGCTATTGCGCGCCGGTGGGCAGGTGGCCTATATGGTCAACAACGGCGACGACATGACCGCCGCCCTCAGCCGCGGGGCTACCCAGCCGGGCTACTTCACGGTCTAA
- the gyrB gene encoding DNA topoisomerase (ATP-hydrolyzing) subunit B, protein MTTKTKQNDSTAVNYDAGNIQVLKGLEAVRRRPGMYVGGTDIKAFHHLTNEIVDNSIDEALAGRCDRIEVTIHPDSSVSVGDNGYGIPVAEHPTEKVSALQVVHTSLHSGGKFDNAAYKVSGGLHGVGAAAVNALSEWMEVEVKRDGAVWKQRYERGIPVTPVQRLRDLKKGEETGTTTTFKADETIFTEDHVYRFEMLANRFREMAFVTSGVFIRLSDARVSPSRDMSFYFEGGVRSFVRYLNRNRKTLHEPIHVRKEMENVDVEVAVQYTDGVSISEFAFANTINTPDGGTHLTGARTALTRVINNYARKNNFLKEKDKNFSSDDTREGVTLVVSVKHPDPQFESQTKVKLMNAEVAGHVSAVLGEALQAFLDENPREAKRIIDRCLTSSRARDAAKAARELVMRKSALDSLTLPGKLADCSERDPARAELYIVEGESAGGTAKQGRDRHFQAILPLRGKILNTERARLDKILGNNEVKALISALGTGIGESFDLSNLRYGRTIIMTDADVDGSHIRTLLLTFFFRYMPTLIENGHLYIAQPPLYAVKHGKEISYAYNEGERESLMKRLNGQKLSVQRYKGLGEMNAEQLWETTMDPSVRTLLQVTVDDAVVADRTFDMLMGDEVAPRRRFITTHASEVRNLDV, encoded by the coding sequence ATGACCACCAAGACCAAGCAAAACGATTCCACGGCCGTCAATTACGACGCCGGTAATATCCAGGTTCTGAAGGGGCTGGAGGCGGTACGCCGCCGCCCCGGCATGTACGTCGGCGGCACCGACATCAAAGCCTTCCACCATCTGACCAACGAGATCGTCGATAACTCCATCGATGAGGCGCTGGCCGGGCGCTGCGACCGCATCGAGGTGACCATCCACCCCGATTCCAGCGTCAGCGTCGGCGACAACGGCTACGGCATCCCCGTGGCCGAGCATCCCACGGAGAAGGTGTCGGCCTTGCAGGTCGTCCACACCAGCCTGCACTCCGGCGGCAAGTTCGACAACGCCGCCTATAAAGTGTCGGGCGGTCTCCACGGCGTCGGCGCGGCGGCGGTCAACGCCCTGTCGGAGTGGATGGAAGTCGAGGTGAAGCGCGATGGGGCCGTCTGGAAGCAGCGCTATGAGCGCGGCATCCCGGTGACGCCCGTCCAACGGCTGCGCGACCTCAAGAAGGGCGAGGAGACGGGCACGACCACGACCTTCAAGGCCGACGAGACCATCTTTACCGAAGACCACGTCTACCGCTTCGAGATGCTGGCCAATCGCTTCCGCGAGATGGCCTTCGTCACCAGCGGCGTCTTCATCCGCCTCAGCGACGCGCGCGTCTCGCCGTCGCGCGATATGAGCTTCTACTTCGAGGGCGGCGTGCGCTCCTTCGTGCGCTACCTGAATCGCAACCGCAAGACGCTCCACGAGCCGATCCACGTGCGCAAGGAGATGGAAAACGTCGACGTCGAGGTGGCGGTGCAATATACCGACGGCGTGTCTATCTCCGAATTCGCCTTCGCCAACACCATCAACACGCCCGACGGCGGCACGCACCTGACCGGGGCGCGCACGGCCCTGACGCGGGTCATCAACAACTACGCCCGCAAGAACAACTTCCTGAAGGAGAAGGACAAGAACTTCTCGTCCGACGACACCCGCGAGGGTGTGACGCTGGTCGTCAGCGTGAAGCACCCCGACCCACAATTCGAGAGCCAGACGAAGGTCAAGCTGATGAACGCCGAGGTGGCCGGCCACGTGTCGGCCGTGCTGGGCGAGGCGCTGCAAGCCTTCCTGGACGAGAACCCGCGCGAGGCCAAGCGCATCATCGACCGCTGTCTCACGTCGTCGCGCGCCCGCGACGCGGCCAAGGCCGCCCGCGAACTGGTCATGCGCAAGAGCGCCCTCGACAGCCTGACCCTGCCCGGCAAGCTGGCCGACTGCTCCGAGCGCGACCCGGCGCGGGCCGAACTCTACATTGTCGAGGGCGAATCGGCCGGCGGCACGGCCAAGCAGGGGCGCGACCGCCACTTCCAGGCCATCCTGCCCCTGCGCGGCAAGATCCTCAACACCGAGCGCGCCCGGCTGGATAAAATCCTGGGCAACAACGAGGTCAAGGCGCTCATTTCGGCGTTGGGCACGGGCATCGGCGAGTCGTTCGACCTAAGCAATCTGCGCTACGGCCGCACGATCATCATGACCGACGCCGACGTGGACGGCAGCCACATCCGCACCCTGCTGCTGACCTTCTTCTTCCGCTACATGCCGACCCTCATCGAGAACGGCCATCTCTACATCGCCCAGCCGCCGCTCTACGCCGTCAAGCATGGCAAGGAGATCTCCTACGCCTACAACGAAGGCGAGCGCGAGTCGTTGATGAAGCGGCTGAACGGCCAGAAATTGTCGGTGCAGCGCTACAAGGGTCTGGGCGAGATGAACGCCGAGCAGCTATGGGAGACGACGATGGATCCCAGTGTGCGCACCCTGTTGCAGGTGACGGTCGATGACGCCGTGGTGGCCGACCGGACGTTTGATATGTTGATGGGGGATGAGGTTGCGCCACGGCGGCGGTTTATTACGACGCATGCGAGTGAAGTGCGCAATCTGGATGTGTAA